A single window of Nicotiana sylvestris chromosome 5, ASM39365v2, whole genome shotgun sequence DNA harbors:
- the LOC138869188 gene encoding uncharacterized protein, producing MSLTDYEARFSELFRHALIMLPTDIERVWRFVAGLLFGIQATMAQKVEMGTSYELVFGRGHPRRPIYPALLPLRGDPVRPYFIVMPESSYRPPVIQGSSSGYSGHQGQISGQQPTAPMGCYECGDPGHMKRFCRDSRARQCSRFLSICLQHQPSGRPRGGGQWAILLLWIGFTYSYVSSIFAHFLDVPRKSLGTPIYLSTSVGDFVIVDWVYRSCIVTLCGYETIEYLMLLDITNFEVILGMDWLSPYYAILNCHDKTVTLAMPELPRLEWKGSSVSAPSRIISFMKARHMVRKEYLAYLAYVWDTTTETPTIDSVPIVREFSDVFPSDLPGMPPNRDIDFCIYLAPGTYLHLSHRTGSRAFPKIDLRSGYHQLKIRDSDVPKTAFRARYGHYEFLLMSFGLTNTPVAFTDLMNMVFRPYIDSFVMVFIDDILIYSHCMDEHEQYLRVVLQTLWEQKLYAMFFKCEFWLDFMAFSGHVVSGEGIEVDPKKIEAVQSWPRATTATKIRSFLGLAGYYRRFVEGFSSIAAPLTRLTQKVAPF from the exons ATGTCACTGACTGACTATGAGGCGAGATTCTCTGAGTTGTTCCGCCATGCACTTATAATGCTTCCTACTGATATAGAGAGAGTATGGAGGTTTGTTGCAGGGTTGCTCTTTGGTATCCAGGCCACTATGGCCCAAAAGGTTGAGATGGGGACTTCTTATGAGCTAGTT TTTGGGAGAGGTCATCCTAGAAGGCCCATATATCCAGCACTGCTGCCTCTTCGGGGTGATCCAGTGCGGCCTTATTTCATTGTTATGCCAGAGAGTTCCTATCGCCCACCAGttattcagggttcttccagtggatattcaggccatcagggtcagatTTCGGGTCAGCAACCCACCGCTCCGATGGGTTGTTACGAATGCGGGGATCCTGGCCACATGAAGAGATTTTGTCGAGACTCCAGGGCAAGGCAGTGCAGCAGATTTCTCAGCATATGTTTACAGCACCAGCCGTCCGGCCGCCCTAGAGGCGGAGGGCAA TGGGCGATTTTGTTATTGTGGATTGGGTTtacatattcatatgtgtcatctatttttgctcatttcttGGATGTTCCTCGTAagtccttgggtactcctatTTATTTGTCCACTTCAGTGGGCGATTTTGTTATTGTGGATTGGGTTTATCGGTCTTGCATTGTTACATTATGTGGTTATGAGACTATAGAGTATCTTATGCTACTTGATATTAccaactttgaggtcatcctgggcatggactggttgtctccatatTATGCCATCCTTAATTGTCATGACAAGACTGTTACTTTGGCAATGCCAGAGTTgcctagattggagtggaagggttcgtcTGTCAGCGCACCTAGTCGGATTATCTCTTTCATGAAAGCTCGACATATGGTCAGGAAGGAgtatttggcttatctagcttatgtttggGATACTACTACAGAGactccgacgattgattcagtgccCATAGTCAGGGAGTTCtctgatgtgtttccttctgatcttccaggcatgccaccaaatcgtgatattgatttctgcatttatttggctccaggcacctaCCTACATCTATCTCATCGTACt GGTTCCAGAGCATTCCCTAAGATCGACCTGAgatcggggtaccatcagttgaagattcgggattcggatgttccgaagactgcttttagggctagatatggccattatgagtttctactgatgtccttcggcttgactaacaCCCCGGTGGCATTTACGGATTTGATGAACATGGTGTTTAGGCCatatattgattcatttgtcatggtcttcattgatgacattttgatctactcgCACTGCATGGACGAGCACGAGCAatatttgagagtggtgcttcagaccttgtgggaacagaagttatatgctatgttcttcaagtgtgagttttggttagattttaTGGCATTCtcggggcatgttgtatcagggGAGGGAATTGAGGTTGATCCCAAGAAGatcgaggcagttcagagttggcctcgtGCCACCACAGCGACCAAGATCAGGagcttcttggggttagcaggttattatcgtcggtttgtggagggattctcatctattgcagcacctttgactagattgacccagaaggttgCTCCGTTCTGA
- the LOC138869189 gene encoding uncharacterized protein encodes MAPYEALYGRRCQSPIRWFEPGEAKLYGTDLVKDALEKAKLIQEQLHTAQSGQKSYADQKARDLSLMVGKKVLLKVSPMKGIIRFRKKGKLSPRFIDPFEVLRRVGEVAYELALPPSLSGVHPVFHVSMLQRYHAGRSHVLDINTVQLDESMGYEEDLITIVDRQVCQLRSKNISAV; translated from the coding sequence atggctccatatgaggctttatatggtcggcgatgtcaATCACCCATCAGATGGTTTGAGCCtggcgaggctaagttatatggtactgatttagtgaaggatgccttggaaaaggcaaagttgattcaggagcaaCTTCACACAGCACAGTCcggacagaagagttacgcggatcagaaggcacgTGATCTATCATTAATGGTAGGCaagaaggtcctcttgaaagtctcaccgATGAAGGGTATCATAAGGTttagaaagaagggcaagttgagcccaaggtttatagacccatttgaggtgttgagacgagttggggaggttgcttatgagctcgcCTTACCCCCCagtctatcgggagttcatccggtTTTCCACGTATCTATGCTCCAAAGGTATCATGCCGGCAGGTCGCATGTGTTAGACATCAACACggttcagctagatgagagcaTGGGTTATGAGGAGGATCTAATTACCATTGTTGACAGGCAGGTttgccagttgaggtccaagaatATTTCTGCGGTATAA